From a region of the Mustelus asterias unplaced genomic scaffold, sMusAst1.hap1.1 HAP1_SCAFFOLD_3170, whole genome shotgun sequence genome:
- the LOC144490329 gene encoding plexin A3-like, translating to YSYEGDNIGDLAVDFSVVWDGEFVIDKPASVKALLYNCSVQRESCGLCLKAEPRFECGWCVPERKCRLRQHCAAPDFNWMTLGGRNIRCTHPRVTKFHPVTGPKEGGTRVTIHGDNLGLRFQEIAYGVRIAGVKCSPISSEYISAERIVCDMDDAFSSHPSPGPVELCVGDCSPNYRTKSQQVYTFVTPSFSKVRPGSGPASGGTRLTILGRFLDAGSSVKAFVGEGVCEFIRRSAKEIVCVTSASLTGPGSAFITVNIDRAEISNIAQSYVYVEDPTVARVNPDWTIANGNTTLTVFGTGFLTIQEPRVRVKYRGQETNNTCSVQNDTLMLCQAPGVVVTRKPVPESGEVPEEFGFILDNVQSLISLNGTTFTYYPDPEFESFGPTGVLEIKPGSPIILKGRNLIPGGSGNARLNFTVLIGDKACLLTVSEVQLLCDSPNLTGQHRVTIRVGGLEYSPGMLQIYTESPLSVSAIVGIGLGGGLLLTAIVMVLIAYKRKTRDADRTLKRLQLQMDNLESRVALECKEAFAELQTDIHELTNELDAVGIPFLDYKTYAIRVLFPGIEDHPVLKELD from the exons TATTCCTACGAGGGCGACAATATTGGAGACCTGGCTGTGGATTTCTCTGTTGTCTGGGATGGAGAGTTTGTCATTGATAAGCCTGCGAGTGTGAAAG CCCTTCTCTACAACTGCTCGGTACAGCGGGAGAGCTGCGGCCTCTGTTTGAAGGCAGAGCCCAGGTTCGAGTGCGGCTGGTGTGTCCCTGAGCGGAAATGCCGCCTTCGCCAGCACTGCGCCGCGCCCGATTTCAACTGGATGACACTCGGCGGCCGCAACATCAGGTGCACCCACCCACGGGTCACCAAG TTCCACCCTGTTACTGGTCCAAAGGAAGGCGGGACAAGGGTTACGATCCATGGTGATAATCTGGGTCTGCGCTTCCAGGAAATTGCTTACGGAGTCCGGATTGCCGGGGTGAAATGCAGCCCAATTTCCAGCGAGTACATCAGTGCTGAACG CATTGTGTGTGATATGGACGATGCTTTCTCGTCACACCCCAGCCCGGGACCTGTAGAGCTGTGTGTCGGGGACTGTAGCCCCAACTATAGGACAAAGTCACAGCAAGTCTACACCTTTGTG ACTCCGAGTTTTAGTAAGGTTCGCCCTGGAAGTGGTCCGGCCTCCGGTGGCACCCGGCTGACCATCCTTGGGAGATTCCTGGATGCCGGGAGTTCTGTCAAGGCGTTTGTGGGTGAAGGGGTCTGTGAGTTCATCAG GAGAAGTGCGAAGGAGATTGTGTGCGTAACATCGGCCTCCTTAACAGGCCCGGGCTCTGCCTTCATCACCGTCAACATCGATCGCGCCGAGATCTCCAACATCGCCCAGAGTTACGTCTACGTGGAGGACCCCACCGTCGCCAGGGTGAACCCAGACTGGACAATCGCCAA tggcaacaccacCCTGACTGTGTTTGGGACTGGATTCCTCACCATACAGGAACCGCGTGTCAGGGTCAAGTACAGAGGACAGGAGACCAACAAC ACCTGTAGCGTTCAGAACGATACGCTGATGCTGTGTCAGGCGCCGGGCGTAGTTGTTACCCGGAAGCCCGTACCCGAGAGTGGTGAGGTGCCCGAGGAGTTTGGTTTCATCCTCGACAATGTCCAATCGCTGATCTCCCTCAACGGCACCACCTTCACCTACTATCCAGATCCAGAATTCGAGTCATTCGGGCCAACAGGAGTTCTGGAAATTAAGCCGGGATCACCAATCATACTGAAG GGTCGGAATCTGATCCCAGGCGGATCTGGAAATGCTCGGCTGAACTTCACTGTGCTAATCGGGGACAAGGCCTGTCTGCTCACTGTCTCGGAGGTCCAGCTACTCTGTGATTCTCCCAACCTCACCGGACAGCACCGTGTTACG ATCAGAGTGGGAGGGCTGGAGTACTCGCCGGGCATGCTGCAGATCTACACGGAGAGCCCACTGAGCGTGTCTGCCATCGTGGGCATCGGCCTGGGGGGAGGGCTGCTCCTGACGGCCATCGTTATGGTTCTCATCGCCTATAAACGCAAAACCCGCGACGCAGACCGCACCTTGAAGAGGCTGCAGCTGCAGATGGACAACCTGGAGTCCAGGGTAGCGCTGGAGTGCAAGGAag CCTTTGCCGAGCTGCAGACGGACATTCACGAACTGACCAACGAGCTGGACGCCGTGGGCATCCCCTTCCTGGACTACAAGACCTACGCCATCCGCGTCCTCTTCCCGGGGATCGAGGACCACCCTGTCCTGAAGGAACTCGAT